One Citrus sinensis cultivar Valencia sweet orange chromosome 5, DVS_A1.0, whole genome shotgun sequence genomic window, AATTACTATGTTTATATTATCTTCATCTGCTACTTCCTCAATTACAATCCGCCAGAATCTTCGCGTGTTCGGTCCCGGCCTCAATCCTTTCTCTCCCTATTGCATTGCCAATCACTCCCGCTaaatctttttcctttttttaattgcgTATTTCTTCTTTATCATGTAAGCCAATCTCACGGTGTCGTTTCgcgttttcttttttctcgtTTTGCTTCTAAATCGTAagcaaaaattaatcaatcaaaaCTTTCTTTGTTTGCTTAAATTTGATatataagtaattaattaattaactaagagaaaaagaaagaaggaagGATGATAGAAAGCATGGTGCATGAGCAACTGGGTCCGTTTACGCTGCAGCGTAAGGCTTCTAGGAAGCGGTTCTTTAGGTCAGTGATCGATACTGACGATAGGGGCTGGACTCCTCTTCATATCGGTGCCCGTAAAGGTGATATCAAACTGGTAGGTTATTGTTATGTTTCATCCTAAATTTACTCTTCTCCATTTCGTTTGATATAGTTATTAGTTTGAATGAAGACCTAAAATTTATCTCTATATGTGTGCCAACAATCACCCTCAGTTTCTGAATTTGTATATGGTTCACTTGGAGCTGCTGATAGTTgtttatagaatttttttaccctGCACTTGGTGTTTGGcctatttattttagttgtttattGTTTCGTATGGTGgttgtcattttatttgacGTTATTGCTAGTATTTTGTCTAGGTCTTCCTACCACATAGGAAATAgttaaataaatgtatttatatgtacagtttgaaaaaaaaaattgttttttagtCATCCATATTGCTAAATTTAGTTTTTCCGTGCATACAGTTCTGCTAGCATATTGTGTTTCTTGTGCATGATGGGAATGTGGCATAGTGCAAATGCATCTATGTATTATGATATAGATTACCGGGCTGTTATCTGCCTCTTTTTCTGGACTGTTTTTTAGGGGTAAGGTTAATGGTAGGATTCAGGGTTGGGGTACTGTGTTTGAGGGAAAATTATGAACATTCACTAGTTTCATTTACCATCACCTGCTGTTCTAAGGGCTGTAACAATGTGTATTAACAAAGACCAATAATTGTCAGGCAAAACATCGCCGGTAGATTCCatcaaacaatcaaataaatgcTGGATCGGTTTGCATTACTCAGTTAAAGATAGTAGCTTTTGGGTTTTAGTTCATTCGTTCATTCATATGACAGAAGTACATGCCATTTGGTTtgggtttttttcttttttttgttgttgtcgggcgcgggggggggggggggggggagacaAAGTGGATAATGGGTTTGGCACCTTGTTTTTTGACAATAGAATATGTTGTTTCAAAATTGTTCCACAGaagtattttgttttcaatcaTTTGGGATAACATGTTTTTCTTGAAACAATTGTTTTActcattttcaaaaacaatataatatacCATATACATGTGTGGTGATGTTTTCAGTTGTAGAAACTATATTCAACAAATGCAACTTTCATCTTTCTAATTCTAGGTTCaaaacatcattttcatattGGATAGTTTTCAGGAACAGAGTTTACTAGATGATCCTGCttgatataatattttgacttactgttaaatttcttaattaagatTTCTGAGAAATAGACAGCGGTGAGTTGTCTTTgaaaagaagaattttatgAACTGTTTCTACTGATGCTCTGATGCCTAGCGTATCAATGgactgttgggctaaaattatTGTCCATACTTGTGTATAATGGAGGTACATGGACATGTGAATACTTTCTTATGCGCCtctgataaaattttaaatgtaatttcCACTTGTCTCCACATGCTGTATTATAACCCTGTTGGAGCTTGTTTCTTAGTCGGACAAATTTGTTAGTATCTTTTTGTGTTCGAGATGCTTTGTATGCTTTTGATTGACAATGTAACTTTTGCAGATACACCTTATTTAAGGAGATATCCATTTCTGGTATGTTGATGAATTGTTACCACTAATAGAAATTGTAAGGGCATTACCCTACTTGTTCTGATGAACTTACTAGGAATGCTTGTGTGACCATGATGACAACTgtaaaatatgtattgatTCACAAAGGGTACATCCATTGTTTGGGTTGAGAGAATGATTTTGGAAGGATTAGGATCCGTTCTGAATCCACCAACATAGTGCAACATTTCTACATGCCAGACGTGGACGAAAATGGAGAGTTAGGAAGATAAATATTCTTGCTCTTATTCCTTTCCTTCTGCCTTCTTCTTTCCACTCAAGTGAATGGAAGGGGCTGTGTTTTGGTGTTCCTCCCTCATTTCCCTTCAATCATTTGACTCAACAGAATGTTagtatttcattatttttgttattggaACTCAGATGATGTTAAAGGTCTTTGTCTAGCTCATTATGAAGTAAGATGGTTTCACCGTGGGCAGCAGGAAacattttgtttcctttttgtgCTACATTATTATAACATCATTATATTCTTGGAAGAGGAAGTTCTTAAGTTTGTTATGACTGAAGATAGCTGCAACTACTCATTGCGGATAATTTTGTTAAGCATTTCATTATGGGAAATAGTAGTTAAGCATGGGTTTTTTGTATAGGTAAAGCAACTTCTTGATGAAGGAATGGATGTGAATGTGGCAGCATGGGGCCCCAAATCAAAAGGGGTGACTCCACTCCACCTTGCTGCTCAGGGTGGGCACCTTGAAGTCATGGATGTTTTGCTTGAGCGAGGCGCTGACATTGATGCTAGAACCAAGGGTGCTTGCGGCTGTAAGTATCTCCTATAAGAAACCATATTATTGGCACCTCTCACCTCACACTCTTTTCTCTTCTGACATACTAAAAGGaattactctttttattgCTACTCAACTGTTATTGTCTTCCTCATGTAAATGCAGGGACCCCGCTTCACACTGCAGccaaggaaagaaagaaggaaGCTGTTAGATTCCTGATTGAGAATGGAGCTTTTCTGCCAGATGACATCAACGATAGCAGGTTCAATCCGCCACTTCATTATTGCCCTAGTCTTGAATGGGCCTATGAGGAGATGATGCGGTTTCAAAGAGAGAGCTTTTCAGCAGGCGAGACCTCTTACAGCTCTGAGAGTTAAATGCTCTCTCCCGCCTGCTGGTTCACATGATGCCACTGCTTTGGTTGGATTTGGCATCTGATGCTGTTTTATCAGTTGCCCACcactataaataataataataataaaccagGCTGGTCCTGTATCCAAAGTGTCTGTTGTATTGTTTGTCACTTGGCTTCGCATCTGTTGACATATATACAATGTGGGGTGTGAACTTGTGGTTGTGGAATTCTTGTTGGGTTTTCTTTACTTAATTGGTTCtatatattattgtatatGCAGGACctggaaaggaaaaaaaaaaagaaaaagaaaaaagaag contains:
- the LOC102629924 gene encoding phytochrome-interacting ankyrin-repeat protein 2-like, which gives rise to MIESMVHEQLGPFTLQRKASRKRFFRSVIDTDDRGWTPLHIGARKGDIKLVKQLLDEGMDVNVAAWGPKSKGVTPLHLAAQGGHLEVMDVLLERGADIDARTKGACGWTPLHTAAKERKKEAVRFLIENGAFLPDDINDSRFNPPLHYCPSLEWAYEEMMRFQRESFSAGETSYSSES